One region of Planctomycetota bacterium genomic DNA includes:
- a CDS encoding DUF2959 family protein → MRRVLRAGLACVLAGACVGVAGCSSAKIALKEQLGYAKREQLVDAVTDARDEQEKAKTQFASALDEFLAITKVPAGEWEGQYRALSRQHERAKDQADAVRSEIREVDRVAAALFKEWERELGEYNSEQLRRESQRDLDDTRRQYDRLYAAMQAAERKMDPVLGALGDQVLYLKHKLNAAAIAGLQGNAARIETDVSALLREMEAAIAESNRFIEQMRAGAGG, encoded by the coding sequence ATGCGGCGTGTTCTCAGAGCAGGGCTGGCGTGCGTGCTGGCGGGTGCGTGCGTCGGAGTGGCGGGGTGTTCGAGCGCGAAGATCGCGCTGAAGGAGCAACTGGGCTACGCGAAGCGCGAGCAGCTCGTGGACGCCGTGACGGACGCGCGGGACGAGCAGGAGAAGGCGAAGACGCAGTTCGCGAGCGCGCTCGACGAGTTCCTGGCGATCACCAAGGTGCCGGCGGGCGAGTGGGAGGGGCAGTACCGGGCGCTCTCGCGCCAGCACGAGCGCGCGAAGGACCAGGCCGACGCGGTGCGCTCGGAGATCCGCGAGGTGGACCGGGTGGCGGCGGCGCTGTTCAAGGAATGGGAGCGGGAACTGGGGGAGTACAACAGCGAGCAGCTGCGGCGCGAGTCGCAGCGCGACCTGGACGACACACGGCGCCAGTACGACCGGCTGTACGCGGCGATGCAGGCCGCGGAACGCAAGATGGACCCGGTGCTGGGCGCGCTGGGCGACCAGGTGCTGTACCTGAAGCACAAGCTGAACGCGGCGGCGATCGCCGGGCTGCAGGGCAACGCGGCGCGGATCGAGACGGACGTGTCGGCGCTGCTGCGCGAGATGGAAGCGGCGATCGCGGAGAGCAACCGGTTCATCGAGCAGATGCGGGCGGGCGCGGGGGGCTGA